The following coding sequences are from one Gossypium hirsutum isolate 1008001.06 chromosome A12, Gossypium_hirsutum_v2.1, whole genome shotgun sequence window:
- the LOC107935421 gene encoding thioredoxin domain-containing protein PLP3B isoform X1, translated as MDPDSVKSTLSNLAFGNVMAAAARDYQKELLAQEKAQSSTANEEVDLDELMDDPELEKLHADRIAALKKEAEKREALKRQGHGDYREITEGDFLGEVTGSETVVCHFYHKEFYRCKIMDKHLKALAPKHMDTKFIKLDAENAPFFVTKLAVKTLPCVIIFRKGVAVDRLVGFQDLGAKDDFAMRTLEVVLIKKGIISEKKNEDDEDDVYDESRRRTVRSSVNHDSDSD; from the exons ATGGATCCGGATTCAGTTAAATCAACGTTGTCTAATTTAGCATTCGGGAATGTAATGGCAGCAGCTGCTCGTGACTATCAAAAG GAGTTGCTTGCCCAAGAGAAGGCGCAGTCATCTACTGCCAACGAGGAGGTTGACCTTGATGAGCTGATGGAT GATCCTGAGTTGGAAAAATTGCATGCAGATAGGATTGCTGCTCTCAAG AAAGAAGCCGAGAAGCGAGAAGCCTTAAAGAGGCAAGGGCATGGAGACTACAGGGAGATTACTGAAGGAGATTTCTTGGGTGAAGTCACTGGAAGTGAGACAGTGGTTTGCCACTTCTACCATAAGGAGTTCTATCGATGCAa GATAATGGATAAGCATTTGAAAGCCCTTGCACCAAAGCATATGGATACGAAGTTCATCAAGCTGGATGCTGAG AATGCTCCTTTCTTTGTTACCAAACTTGCAGTCAAAACTTTGCCTTGTGTTATAATTTTCAG AAAAGGGGTTGCTGTAGATAGGCTGGTTGGGTTTCAAGATCTTGGTGCCAAAGATGATTTTGCTATGAGGACACTCGAGGTTGTACTGATAAAGAAAG GTATAATTAgtgagaagaaaaatgaagatgaTGAGGATGATGTTTATGATGAGAGTAGGCGCAGGACAGTGAGATCTTCCGTGAATCATGACTCTGATTCtgactga
- the LOC107935421 gene encoding thioredoxin domain-containing protein PLP3B isoform X2 — protein sequence MLMTSCIQDPELEKLHADRIAALKKEAEKREALKRQGHGDYREITEGDFLGEVTGSETVVCHFYHKEFYRCKIMDKHLKALAPKHMDTKFIKLDAENAPFFVTKLAVKTLPCVIIFRKGVAVDRLVGFQDLGAKDDFAMRTLEVVLIKKGIISEKKNEDDEDDVYDESRRRTVRSSVNHDSDSD from the exons AT GCTCATGACTTCTTGTATACAGGATCCTGAGTTGGAAAAATTGCATGCAGATAGGATTGCTGCTCTCAAG AAAGAAGCCGAGAAGCGAGAAGCCTTAAAGAGGCAAGGGCATGGAGACTACAGGGAGATTACTGAAGGAGATTTCTTGGGTGAAGTCACTGGAAGTGAGACAGTGGTTTGCCACTTCTACCATAAGGAGTTCTATCGATGCAa GATAATGGATAAGCATTTGAAAGCCCTTGCACCAAAGCATATGGATACGAAGTTCATCAAGCTGGATGCTGAG AATGCTCCTTTCTTTGTTACCAAACTTGCAGTCAAAACTTTGCCTTGTGTTATAATTTTCAG AAAAGGGGTTGCTGTAGATAGGCTGGTTGGGTTTCAAGATCTTGGTGCCAAAGATGATTTTGCTATGAGGACACTCGAGGTTGTACTGATAAAGAAAG GTATAATTAgtgagaagaaaaatgaagatgaTGAGGATGATGTTTATGATGAGAGTAGGCGCAGGACAGTGAGATCTTCCGTGAATCATGACTCTGATTCtgactga